ACCGAAGCGCCTTGTCAGTGCCGAGCAGGCGGCGAAGGCGAAGGAGAGTGACCCCGAAGGATTTATGCGCGGCGTCCCCGTCGGCATCGGGCCAGAGCGCGTCATTCAAAGTATCCTCGCTGACGTCCTTTCCACCTAAAGCGATTATCGCCTTGAGCATATCAAGCGGTTTTTTCTGCACCTTGCCCTGAGACTCGACAGGCTTTCCGTCGACGACAATCTCGAATCTGCCGAGCGTATAAACCCTTATGGAGTAAGGCCAGCCGTCAACGGGTCTTTCAGGCACTAGCCCGCGTTTTGCGATCAATTTCTTGACGTATTCAGTCTCTATCCCGAGTTCCAGCGCCTTTGCAGAGAGGCGGGACATCCTTTCATCTTTCCACCTCGGGATATTCCAAATGCCGCATTTGGCGGCAATGGCTAACCCCCGCTCCAGCAGGACAGCTCCTTCTTTATCTCTTCCGCGCTCGAATGCGAACCTGGCCCCGTTCAGACTTCCCCAGCATTCCAAAAGGGGCATTACGCCTCGGCAGAGGTCGAGCGACTTTGCAAGGGCGGCTTCCGCCTCTTCAAAAAGGCCGTCATCGTAATACGTCGATGCCAGGCTTAGCAAGGTGATTGACTGCACGAAAGGCCAGCCCATCTTTTCCGCGTTTACCGCCGACCACAGGGCATGGTCCGCCGATCTTTTGAGGTCGCCATCGTACCAGGCTATCGATGCGGCCTTGTAATGATAAAGCCCTTTATCCCCCCGCCGCGGGCTGTTGATGCGAGACATCCTCTCAAACCATGGATGCGCAAATGAAGGCTGTCCCAGAGAGAGGGCCCCGTAGATGCCGTTCGCTAGAATGAAGAGGTCGAAAAGGTGGACTCCGCTCTCATCAGCGTTCTTCAATCCTTCAATAACCGCGCGATGGCAAGAGGACCAGTCGGCCACAATCCACGAGTACATCGATTCCATGAGATACCAATACTGCTTGGATAACGGATCGCATTCTCTGGACTTCGCCAAAGGCCTCAATTTATCTATCAAGAACCCGCATCGCAGAGTGTTCCCGCCCCACATACAGGCATGAAAAAGCTGACTTCCGAGCGCCATCTTAAGTTGTACATTATCGGTCTCCAGCACGGCCCGTTCGACCCTCTCGGTCCAGACGGGCTTATCAGGATGTCCAGGTTGCCGGTTCATGATTGCAATCAGCATCCCTGCCGCCACGCGCACTTCGATCTCGGGCGAAGGCATCACAGGATAGGTTTTCAGCAGTTCTTCGAGAACGGCTATCCAGTGGTCGAGAGGGGCAAAATCCTCCCATTCGTAATTGAATGAATCGACAATGCTCGCCCAGGAGAGGAATATCCCGGCTGCGTCTTGGTCGTCCCTGAACTGCTCGAAAGCCTTTTCTAAAAAACCTCTGCTCTCGCCGGGAGCAAAGGCCATTTTGCAGATGCCCACCCAATATGTGAGCCAGGGGTCGCTCTCCCTTACCTCCGCGGGAAGGGCCTCTATCAAGCTGTTGACGGTCGCGCATCTTCCCTGTGACGCAAGGGCAGGCGCATGGGCCAGTATGAGTCGCACTGCGTCAGACCAGGCGCGCGCGTCAACATATAATCCGCAGGCCTCTTCCAGCTCCCCTCTTTCTTCCAGAAGACCGGCTGTCTGCGTTTGTATCGACGAGACCTCTTTGGCTGAAAATGTCTCGTTTGCGAGATTCAAAAGAAACTCCCTGAAAAGGGGATGGTACTGGTAGGCTTCGCCCTGCCTTTGCGTGAAGAAGTGCTCGCGG
The genomic region above belongs to Deltaproteobacteria bacterium and contains:
- a CDS encoding AAA family ATPase, which gives rise to MDSRKLPCLWYQVDEGDGDLATFFYYMGLAGKKSAPKNKKPLPLLTPEYLLGIQTFTRRYFENLYGRLLPRSPSPSKKGTGGVIVFDNYQDAPGQAFHEMMSQALEVIPEGISVVIISRAEPPPQLSRIRAGRKMRIVGWDDIRFTVEETKEMIAGESCGMSDEALSSLQTKTDGWAAGLVLMIEEARRGGFNAGGELKTQGELFDYFASEVFNKTEGSTRDLLLRTSFMQKVAPDMAERLTSNVPAGKILERLSREHFFTQRQGEAYQYHPLFREFLLNLANETFSAKEVSSIQTQTAGLLEERGELEEACGLYVDARAWSDAVRLILAHAPALASQGRCATVNSLIEALPAEVRESDPWLTYWVGICKMAFAPGESRGFLEKAFEQFRDDQDAAGIFLSWASIVDSFNYEWEDFAPLDHWIAVLEELLKTYPVMPSPEIEVRVAAGMLIAIMNRQPGHPDKPVWTERVERAVLETDNVQLKMALGSQLFHACMWGGNTLRCGFLIDKLRPLAKSRECDPLSKQYWYLMESMYSWIVADWSSCHRAVIEGLKNADESGVHLFDLFILANGIYGALSLGQPSFAHPWFERMSRINSPRRGDKGLYHYKAASIAWYDGDLKRSADHALWSAVNAEKMGWPFVQSITLLSLASTYYDDGLFEEAEAALAKSLDLCRGVMPLLECWGSLNGARFAFERGRDKEGAVLLERGLAIAAKCGIWNIPRWKDERMSRLSAKALELGIETEYVKKLIAKRGLVPERPVDGWPYSIRVYTLGRFEIVVDGKPVESQGKVQKKPLDMLKAIIALGGKDVSEDTLNDALWPDADGDAAHKSFGVTLLRLRRLLGTDKALRLQDGLVTLDPAYCWTDIWAFESIAKDESCPGHLFEKAAELYRGDFLPADRNDWSISVRERLRDRFLRLIIRMGKSGEAQGDWESAARYYAKGLKIDNLMEELYQRLMACHKNLGRHAEAVKVYNLCRENLEKHLGISPSARTEALKDGI